From Campylobacter upsaliensis, the proteins below share one genomic window:
- the guaB gene encoding IMP dehydrogenase, whose translation MKIVGRALTFEDVLLRPCYSEILPKEVQIHTQLTKNIKLNMPLISAAMDTVTEHRAAIMMARLGGLGIIHKNMDIKAQVREVKRVKKSESGVIIDPIFIAPNASIYEALELMAEYRISGVPVVDEERKLLGILTNRDLRFESNFNNRVENVMTKAPLITAPKGCTLDDAEKIFSTNKVEKLPIVDENNHLVGLITIKDLKKRKEYPDANKDSFGRLRVGAAIGVHQMERVDALVGTDVDVIVLDSAHGHSRGIIESVKAIKAKYPKLEIIAGNVATAGATKALCEAGADAVKVGIGPGSICTTRIVSGVGVPQISAIDECALEADKFGVPVIADGGIKYSGDIAKALAAGASSVMIGSLLAGTDESPGELFTYQGRQYKAYRGMGSLGAMQKGSSDRYFQQGTAQDKLVPEGIEGRVPYVGSIKNVIHQLLGGLRSSMGYVGAKDILDFRERAEFVEITSAGLKESHVHDVTITHEAPNYKVNS comes from the coding sequence ATGAAGATAGTTGGACGCGCTTTGACCTTTGAAGATGTTTTGTTAAGACCTTGTTATTCTGAAATTTTACCTAAAGAGGTGCAAATTCATACGCAATTAACTAAAAATATCAAGCTCAATATGCCCTTAATTTCGGCAGCTATGGATACCGTTACAGAGCATAGAGCTGCCATTATGATGGCTAGGCTTGGGGGGCTTGGCATTATCCATAAAAATATGGATATTAAAGCTCAAGTGAGAGAGGTTAAGAGAGTGAAAAAAAGTGAAAGTGGGGTGATTATAGATCCTATTTTCATCGCACCAAATGCTAGCATTTATGAGGCTTTAGAATTAATGGCAGAGTATAGAATTTCAGGTGTTCCTGTCGTTGATGAAGAGAGAAAATTGCTAGGAATTTTAACAAATCGCGATTTAAGATTTGAAAGCAATTTTAATAATAGAGTCGAAAATGTAATGACAAAAGCCCCACTCATCACCGCTCCAAAAGGCTGCACTTTAGATGATGCAGAGAAAATTTTTAGCACAAATAAGGTCGAAAAGCTTCCTATAGTCGATGAAAACAATCATCTCGTAGGGCTTATTACCATTAAAGATCTAAAAAAGCGTAAAGAATACCCAGACGCAAATAAAGACAGCTTCGGTCGCCTAAGAGTAGGTGCGGCAATTGGGGTTCATCAAATGGAAAGGGTGGATGCTTTAGTTGGAACCGATGTTGATGTAATCGTTCTTGATTCAGCACACGGACACTCGCGAGGTATTATAGAAAGCGTAAAGGCGATTAAAGCGAAATATCCTAAACTTGAAATCATCGCAGGTAATGTCGCCACAGCAGGAGCTACAAAGGCTTTATGTGAAGCAGGAGCAGATGCTGTTAAAGTCGGCATTGGACCGGGGAGTATTTGCACCACGCGTATTGTTTCAGGTGTGGGTGTGCCGCAAATTTCAGCCATTGATGAGTGTGCTTTGGAGGCGGATAAATTTGGCGTTCCTGTGATAGCTGATGGGGGGATTAAATATTCAGGCGATATAGCAAAAGCCCTTGCCGCAGGAGCTAGTTCGGTGATGATAGGCTCACTTCTTGCTGGCACAGATGAGAGTCCGGGAGAGCTTTTTACCTATCAAGGAAGGCAGTATAAAGCTTACCGCGGTATGGGTTCTTTAGGTGCTATGCAAAAGGGTAGTTCGGATCGCTATTTTCAGCAAGGAACAGCACAAGATAAACTCGTGCCTGAGGGCATTGAGGGGCGTGTGCCTTATGTGGGAAGCATTAAAAATGTGATTCATCAACTTTTAGGCGGACTTCGCTCATCTATGGGTTATGTGGGGGCTAAGGATATTTTAGATTTTAGAGAGAGGGCTGAATTTGTGGAGATCACAAGTGCTGGGCTTAAAGAAAGCCATGTGCATGATGTTACTATTACGCACGAAGCGCCGAATTATAAGGTTAATTCGTGA
- the rpsF gene encoding 30S ribosomal protein S6 — protein sequence MKHYEVLFILKPTLTEEEVSTKLEFVKEILSKNGAEIQTVVPMGTRKLAYKIKKYERGTYFVIYFKAPTSLIAELERVLRITEEVIRFLIVKYENKKEISAWEKLSQGIKQSKKEIKPIEAPEIQ from the coding sequence ATGAAACATTATGAGGTTTTATTTATTTTAAAGCCTACGCTGACCGAAGAAGAAGTTAGTACGAAGTTGGAATTTGTCAAAGAAATTCTTAGTAAAAATGGTGCAGAAATTCAAACTGTCGTGCCTATGGGAACAAGAAAGCTCGCGTATAAAATCAAAAAATACGAAAGAGGAACTTATTTCGTTATTTATTTCAAAGCTCCTACAAGCTTAATTGCTGAACTTGAAAGGGTGCTTAGAATTACCGAAGAAGTTATAAGATTTTTGATTGTTAAATATGAAAATAAGAAAGAAATTTCCGCTTGGGAAAAACTTTCTCAAGGTATCAAGCAGTCAAAAAAAGAGATTAAACCTATAGAA
- the ileS gene encoding isoleucine--tRNA ligase: MDYKETLLLPNTSFAMRANLAEFEKERFKKWFHQNYAYEKMRSKRQNAAKSFTLHDGPPYANGHIHIGHALNKILKETIIKLHYFKGEKVRFTPGWDCHGLPIEQQVEIKLGEKKKNLSKKEIRHFCREHAKEFVDIQKEEFKSLGVIADWEKPYLTMDYAFEAEIYRTLCGVAKKGLLVERSKPVFWSWAARSALAEAEVEYQDKEDYSTFVAFDLGEEALKRLGVQKARAVIWTTTPWTLVANQAIALNPNELYVLTKEGLIFAKALLKNMTELHFTKGEIDKEFEARILEKSTAINPLNRRNSLFILGEHVLMDGGTGLVHTAPGHGEDDYYVCLKYNIEVLMPVDEAGLYDETLRIKKLLPEELLSEFIGLHIFKANERILDLLGNNLIHASKFTHSYPFCWRTHKPVIYRATKQWFIAMDELRLEGESLRARTKEELLKTRFYPENGVKRIGSMVENRPDWCISRQRDWGTPIAFFRDKMSGEVIFDDEILEFIAKIFEKRGADVWWELDISELLPPNSKYKPQNLEKVYDILDVWFDSGSTWKAVLDGVKFDAGEKIANMYLEGSDQHRGWFQSSLLLSVALRGCAPYKNVLTHGFTIDEKGQKMSKSKGNTIAPDYVAKTYGVEILRLWVFLSDYSTDLKISENILKQVSEQYRKIRNTIRFLLANTNDLDNMQDADFSFIDKWILTRASRVFKTSEEAFLNYEFAKGFNALLNFLIADLSGIYLDISKDRLYCEAKTSLKRKSSQIAMALIAKKLLSLLAPFLTYSVDEALEHANVCIKNDALDVFDLNFNEKFDFEFEVEDEFLLKVREGFFENIDKLKKDKLIKSTLELILQTNSNQINSLPNNEMKDWFMVSGLENLDHSEKLCEFKVENESFAIVKARLNKCERCWKFEAVEDICPRCAGVLNV; this comes from the coding sequence ATGGATTATAAAGAAACTTTACTTTTGCCTAATACAAGCTTTGCGATGAGGGCAAATTTGGCAGAATTTGAAAAAGAGCGTTTTAAAAAATGGTTTCATCAAAATTATGCTTATGAAAAAATGCGTTCAAAGCGTCAAAATGCAGCTAAAAGCTTTACCTTGCACGATGGTCCCCCTTATGCAAACGGACATATTCACATAGGACACGCTTTAAATAAAATTTTAAAAGAAACAATTATCAAACTTCATTATTTTAAGGGCGAAAAGGTGCGTTTTACGCCCGGATGGGACTGCCACGGCTTACCGATAGAACAGCAAGTTGAAATCAAGCTTGGTGAAAAAAAGAAAAATTTAAGTAAAAAAGAAATTCGTCATTTTTGTAGAGAGCACGCAAAAGAATTTGTGGATATTCAAAAAGAGGAATTTAAAAGTCTTGGTGTGATAGCGGATTGGGAAAAGCCCTATTTAACTATGGATTATGCTTTTGAAGCGGAAATTTACCGCACTCTTTGTGGGGTGGCTAAAAAGGGACTTTTGGTGGAACGCTCCAAGCCTGTATTTTGGAGCTGGGCGGCAAGGTCAGCTTTAGCGGAAGCGGAAGTGGAATATCAAGATAAGGAAGATTATTCTACCTTTGTGGCTTTTGATTTGGGCGAGGAGGCTTTAAAAAGACTGGGAGTGCAAAAGGCTAGGGCGGTTATTTGGACGACTACGCCTTGGACTTTAGTGGCAAATCAAGCCATAGCCTTAAATCCTAATGAGCTTTATGTTTTGACAAAAGAAGGGCTTATTTTTGCAAAAGCCTTGCTTAAAAATATGACGGAGCTTCATTTCACTAAGGGCGAAATTGATAAAGAATTTGAGGCTAGAATTTTAGAAAAAAGCACAGCGATTAACCCTCTTAATCGTAGAAATTCCTTATTTATCTTAGGTGAGCATGTCTTAATGGATGGAGGTACAGGGCTTGTGCATACGGCACCAGGACACGGCGAAGATGATTATTATGTGTGTTTAAAATATAATATTGAAGTGTTGATGCCTGTTGATGAGGCGGGTTTGTATGATGAGACTTTAAGGATTAAGAAACTTTTACCAGAAGAGCTTTTGAGTGAATTTATAGGGCTTCATATCTTTAAAGCAAATGAAAGAATTTTAGATCTTTTGGGAAATAATCTTATCCACGCTTCAAAATTTACGCACTCTTATCCTTTTTGCTGGAGGACGCATAAGCCTGTGATTTACCGTGCGACCAAACAATGGTTCATTGCTATGGACGAATTAAGGCTTGAGGGTGAAAGTTTAAGAGCTAGGACGAAAGAAGAGCTTTTAAAAACGCGGTTTTATCCAGAAAATGGAGTTAAAAGAATAGGTTCTATGGTGGAAAATCGCCCCGATTGGTGCATTTCAAGACAAAGAGACTGGGGGACTCCGATAGCTTTTTTTAGGGATAAGATGAGCGGGGAAGTGATTTTTGATGATGAAATTTTGGAATTTATTGCAAAGATTTTTGAAAAAAGGGGTGCTGATGTTTGGTGGGAGCTTGACATTAGTGAGCTTTTACCTCCTAATTCTAAATACAAGCCTCAAAATTTAGAAAAAGTTTATGATATTTTAGATGTATGGTTTGATAGCGGTAGCACTTGGAAGGCTGTTTTAGACGGCGTTAAATTTGACGCGGGAGAAAAGATAGCTAATATGTATTTAGAAGGAAGCGACCAGCATAGAGGCTGGTTTCAAAGCTCTTTGCTTTTAAGTGTGGCTTTAAGAGGGTGTGCTCCTTATAAAAATGTTCTTACGCACGGATTTACCATAGATGAAAAAGGGCAGAAAATGAGTAAGTCCAAAGGTAATACCATAGCACCTGATTATGTCGCTAAAACTTATGGGGTGGAGATTTTAAGATTATGGGTATTTTTGAGCGATTATTCTACAGATTTAAAAATCTCTGAAAATATTCTTAAGCAAGTCAGTGAACAATACCGAAAAATTCGCAATACTATAAGATTTTTACTTGCTAACACTAATGATTTGGATAATATGCAAGATGCTGATTTCTCCTTTATTGATAAGTGGATTTTAACAAGGGCTAGTCGTGTTTTTAAAACGAGCGAAGAGGCGTTTTTAAATTATGAATTTGCTAAGGGCTTTAACGCTTTGCTTAATTTTTTAATCGCCGATTTGAGTGGAATTTATTTAGATATTAGCAAAGATAGGCTTTATTGTGAGGCTAAAACAAGTCTTAAGCGTAAAAGTTCGCAAATTGCTATGGCTTTGATAGCCAAAAAGCTTTTAAGCCTTCTAGCACCTTTTTTAACTTATAGTGTTGATGAGGCGTTAGAGCACGCCAATGTTTGCATTAAAAATGATGCTTTAGATGTTTTTGATTTGAATTTTAATGAAAAATTTGATTTTGAATTTGAAGTGGAAGATGAATTTTTGCTTAAAGTTAGAGAAGGCTTTTTTGAAAATATCGACAAACTTAAAAAAGATAAGTTGATAAAATCGACCCTTGAATTAATTTTACAAACAAATTCAAACCAGATCAATTCCCTACCAAATAACGAGATGAAAGACTGGTTTATGGTAAGTGGGCTTGAAAATTTAGACCATAGTGAAAAACTTTGTGAATTCAAAGTGGAAAATGAAAGTTTTGCTATTGTAAAAGCAAGGCTTAACAAATGCGAAAGATGTTGGAAATTTGAAGCGGTTGAGGACATTTGCCCTCGTTGTGCTGGAGTTTTAAATGTTTGA
- a CDS encoding CinA family protein, whose product MKHLLFILGDELILHPTYKDYIFRTYEEKFKEINEIRIQAKSDKELPFLLEKLMQDYDFITIFASTQNYAIVAKILATLSDDNLILKEQNLVPDKALYTHNSFACEFETSKVNLLKIDTQETMPKLLGEIDLGYEYFCLFGIDEESALLLLETLTKSYKINLKSSKILDNLTLLKVSDSHSGTLDGFLQSVSNLFAQKFFLGKDPLRFIVSKLMQRGLKISFAESCTGGLCASELSKISGISAIFEGSIVSYSNRLKHEWLGISESILENGGEYSERCVYFMLKGIFKTAKPDFALALSGVAEGEDKNIKAGNIYIGAMFKDGTYIQELLQLKGDRIFIQKQAVLAAFCLMMKLKPEIFV is encoded by the coding sequence ATGAAACATTTGCTTTTTATTTTAGGAGATGAGCTTATCCTACATCCTACTTATAAAGATTATATTTTTAGAACTTATGAAGAAAAATTTAAAGAAATTAATGAAATTCGTATCCAAGCAAAAAGCGATAAAGAATTGCCTTTTTTACTAGAAAAATTAATGCAAGATTATGACTTTATAACCATTTTTGCTAGCACACAAAATTATGCCATAGTAGCGAAAATTTTAGCCACATTAAGCGATGATAATCTTATCTTAAAAGAACAAAATCTTGTGCCAGATAAAGCTCTTTATACTCACAATAGCTTTGCTTGCGAATTTGAAACCTCCAAAGTCAATCTTTTAAAAATTGACACTCAGGAAACTATGCCAAAACTTTTAGGAGAAATTGACCTAGGCTATGAGTATTTTTGCCTTTTTGGAATCGATGAAGAAAGTGCCTTGCTTTTACTAGAAACTTTAACAAAAAGCTATAAAATCAACCTCAAATCAAGCAAAATTTTAGATAATTTAACCCTACTAAAAGTTAGCGATTCTCACAGTGGCACACTTGATGGCTTTTTGCAAAGTGTTTCAAATTTATTTGCTCAAAAATTCTTCTTAGGTAAAGATCCTTTGCGTTTTATCGTTTCTAAATTAATGCAAAGAGGGCTTAAAATTTCTTTTGCAGAAAGCTGCACAGGGGGACTTTGTGCGAGTGAGCTTAGTAAAATTTCAGGCATAAGTGCGATTTTTGAAGGTTCTATTGTGAGCTATTCAAATCGCTTAAAACACGAATGGTTAGGCATTAGTGAGAGCATTTTAGAAAATGGTGGAGAGTATAGTGAGCGTTGCGTTTATTTTATGCTTAAGGGGATTTTTAAAACAGCAAAGCCCGATTTTGCCCTAGCTTTAAGCGGAGTGGCTGAGGGTGAAGATAAGAACATAAAGGCGGGTAATATTTATATAGGAGCGATGTTTAAAGACGGCACTTATATCCAAGAACTTTTGCAACTAAAAGGAGATAGAATTTTCATACAAAAACAAGCCGTTTTAGCCGCCTTTTGCCTTATGATGAAGCTTAAGCCCGAAATTTTCGTTTAA
- a CDS encoding carbon-nitrogen hydrolase family protein, translating to MNKIAALQFPTLSLSESRLDYYLKAAKESGANLVVLGEYVLNSFFSELLTMPKSMIKEQSEAKKKSLENLAKKHELEIIAPFVSVETKGFRKVCLKVSPSVVKSYEQQILMPYTHWNEAKFFINKTDKIKLFSFTYEKLKCALLFGFETHFDLFWQEIRAKKIDLVIVPSACTFGSQKRWEELLKTRAFLNQVSILRVNRIGSAKHSEEWKFYGDSFFIDAFGEMKDRLGEEEEMLIAQPQSANEARKIWTFDKIIKDYENERNFK from the coding sequence ATGAATAAAATCGCCGCTTTGCAGTTTCCTACCCTTTCTTTGAGTGAATCAAGGCTTGATTATTATTTAAAAGCTGCGAAAGAAAGCGGAGCAAATTTGGTCGTTTTGGGAGAATATGTTTTAAATAGTTTTTTTAGTGAGCTTTTGACTATGCCAAAATCGATGATTAAAGAGCAAAGCGAAGCAAAAAAAAAGAGTCTTGAAAATTTAGCCAAAAAACACGAGCTTGAAATCATTGCTCCTTTTGTAAGTGTCGAAACAAAGGGTTTTAGGAAAGTTTGCCTTAAGGTTTCTCCCAGTGTGGTTAAAAGCTATGAGCAGCAAATTTTAATGCCTTACACACACTGGAATGAGGCGAAATTTTTTATCAATAAAACCGATAAAATCAAGCTTTTTAGCTTCACTTATGAGAAATTAAAATGCGCTTTGCTTTTTGGCTTTGAGACACATTTTGATTTATTTTGGCAAGAAATTCGTGCCAAAAAAATTGACCTTGTTATCGTGCCTAGTGCTTGCACTTTTGGGAGTCAAAAAAGATGGGAGGAGCTTTTAAAAACAAGGGCTTTTTTAAATCAAGTTAGCATTTTAAGAGTGAACCGCATAGGTAGTGCTAAACATAGCGAGGAGTGGAAATTTTATGGAGATAGCTTTTTTATCGATGCTTTTGGCGAGATGAAAGATAGGCTTGGTGAGGAAGAAGAAATGCTTATCGCTCAGCCACAAAGTGCCAATGAAGCTAGGAAAATTTGGACTTTTGATAAGATTATTAAAGATTATGAAAATGAACGAAATTTTAAGTAA
- the xseB gene encoding exodeoxyribonuclease VII small subunit, protein MSFEANLKKANEALTQLNEEELSLEESVKIYKIGLESIEKARLELEKAKLEVEKIDE, encoded by the coding sequence GTGAGTTTTGAAGCAAATTTGAAAAAGGCAAATGAAGCCTTAACTCAGCTTAATGAGGAAGAATTAAGCCTAGAAGAGAGTGTGAAAATTTATAAAATAGGGCTTGAAAGCATAGAAAAAGCAAGACTTGAGCTTGAAAAAGCAAAATTAGAGGTGGAGAAAATTGATGAATAA
- the pgsA gene encoding CDP-diacylglycerol--glycerol-3-phosphate 3-phosphatidyltransferase has translation MNLPNLLAILRMILAPLLFFVLTFPFENVHQSWINYFATLLFSLAALSDFFDGFIARKWRQTTKLGAILDPLADKMLILAAFLGLLLLDRANEWVIYLILVREFFITGFRVVMVSENLDVSASFAGKLKTGFQMTAIIFLMLDWIFGDILLYIALALTLYSGFEYVYHYIKHRKKR, from the coding sequence ATGAATTTACCAAATCTTTTAGCTATTTTAAGAATGATTTTAGCACCGCTTTTATTTTTTGTCCTTACCTTTCCCTTTGAAAATGTGCATCAAAGCTGGATTAATTATTTTGCCACCTTACTTTTTTCTTTAGCGGCTTTGAGTGATTTTTTTGACGGATTTATAGCAAGAAAATGGAGACAAACAACAAAATTGGGTGCTATTTTAGACCCTTTAGCAGATAAAATGCTCATCTTAGCCGCTTTTTTAGGGCTTTTGCTTTTAGATAGGGCAAATGAATGGGTAATTTACCTTATCTTAGTGCGTGAATTTTTTATTACAGGTTTTAGAGTCGTTATGGTAAGTGAAAATTTAGATGTTAGCGCCTCATTTGCTGGCAAGCTTAAAACTGGCTTTCAAATGACTGCCATTATTTTTTTAATGCTTGATTGGATTTTTGGTGATATTTTACTCTACATTGCTCTTGCACTTACGCTTTACTCGGGCTTTGAATATGTTTATCATTATATCAAACATAGGAAAAAGCGATGA
- the gatA gene encoding Asp-tRNA(Asn)/Glu-tRNA(Gln) amidotransferase subunit GatA: MITLKEALKYSKNELEALKKELNERAKKQRQIGAYVEQFLDCDLNSSGQGIPVAIKDNISVKDWELTCGSKILQGYVAPYDATAIVNLKKNGFSPFGRANMDEFAMGSSTATSFYGRTLNPLDFSRVPGGSSGGSAAAVAANLALASLGSDTGGSVRQPAAFCGCVGFKPSYGRVSRYGLAAYSSSLDQIGVLTQNVEDAALLYDAIAGHDEKDSTSANVSFEPTSDKLNANVKLKIAVIENYINAASEEVKNTLLKSIEALKAHGHEIVYRTLQDYEFDIAAYYIIATAEASANLSRYDGVRYGRRSEHCENLKDLYINTRSEGFGEEVKRRILLGTFVLSSGYYDAYYIKAQKARAYIKAKYEEILQDCDLIFMPVTPTTAFVFDTQKSPMQSYLEDIYTISVNLAGLGGISVPVGKDKDGLNISAQLICGAYDEQTLLNGALNLEKIVKE; encoded by the coding sequence ATGATCACTTTAAAAGAAGCGTTAAAATACTCTAAAAATGAGCTTGAGGCTTTAAAAAAAGAGCTTAATGAAAGGGCTAAAAAACAAAGACAAATCGGTGCTTATGTGGAGCAATTTTTAGATTGCGATTTAAATAGCTCAGGGCAGGGCATACCTGTGGCTATTAAAGATAATATCAGCGTTAAAGACTGGGAGCTAACTTGCGGAAGTAAGATTTTGCAAGGATATGTCGCTCCTTATGATGCTACTGCCATTGTAAATTTGAAAAAAAACGGCTTTTCTCCTTTTGGACGCGCAAATATGGACGAATTTGCTATGGGAAGCTCGACCGCGACTTCTTTTTATGGTAGAACCTTAAATCCTCTTGATTTTTCGCGTGTTCCGGGTGGCTCAAGTGGTGGTAGTGCGGCAGCTGTGGCAGCAAATTTGGCTTTGGCAAGTTTGGGAAGTGATACGGGTGGCTCGGTAAGACAGCCTGCGGCTTTTTGTGGATGTGTGGGCTTTAAGCCAAGTTATGGCAGAGTGAGTCGTTATGGACTTGCTGCTTATTCTTCAAGCTTAGACCAAATCGGCGTTTTAACACAAAATGTCGAAGATGCAGCCTTGCTTTATGATGCTATTGCAGGACACGATGAAAAGGATAGCACGAGTGCAAATGTGAGCTTTGAGCCTACGAGTGATAAGCTAAATGCAAATGTCAAGCTTAAAATCGCCGTGATAGAAAATTACATTAACGCCGCTAGTGAGGAAGTTAAAAACACTCTTTTAAAAAGCATAGAGGCTTTAAAAGCACACGGACACGAGATTGTTTATAGAACTTTGCAAGATTATGAATTTGACATCGCGGCTTATTATATCATCGCTACGGCGGAAGCAAGTGCAAATTTAAGTCGTTATGATGGGGTGCGTTATGGAAGACGCAGTGAGCATTGTGAAAATTTAAAAGATCTTTACATTAATACCAGAAGCGAGGGTTTTGGAGAGGAGGTTAAGCGCAGAATTTTGCTTGGGACCTTTGTTTTGAGTAGTGGCTATTATGATGCTTATTATATCAAAGCACAAAAGGCTAGGGCTTACATCAAGGCTAAATATGAGGAAATTTTGCAAGATTGTGATTTGATTTTTATGCCTGTTACGCCGACTACCGCTTTTGTTTTTGATACGCAAAAAAGCCCTATGCAAAGCTATTTGGAAGATATTTACACTATCTCTGTGAATTTAGCAGGACTTGGGGGCATTAGTGTGCCTGTGGGTAAGGATAAGGACGGACTTAATATCTCCGCCCAGCTAATTTGTGGAGCGTATGATGAGCAAACCTTACTCAACGGTGCTTTAAATTTGGAAAAAATTGTAAAGGAGTAA
- the rseP gene encoding RIP metalloprotease RseP has product MKSLLFLLIILILGLKFYSVQFLATIFVISFLIFFHELGHFLAAKSLGVRVEIFSIGFGKALFEKEFKNTKYRLSALPLGGYVKLKGQDDLNPALRNYDKDSYGSLHAWQKIYILFAGPFFNLFLAFLLYIAIANLGLEKASAKIGFIAPNSAAQEIGLLEGDTIKSINGVKIQSFDEIPALLTPNALIIEIQREEKNLNLLITPKTGQGYNEFGQIVPKLQLGIAPSNEKISVSYTGLQSLSYALDESIKASTLIIKGLFKLIAGDIEAKNLGGIITMVDITSKAAEISLSWLLFITALISINLGILNLLPIPMLDGGHILFNLYSLIFKKEVPQKAFEYLSYSGMALLLSLMLFATFNDIIRLMQN; this is encoded by the coding sequence ATGAAAAGTCTTCTTTTTCTTTTAATTATCTTAATTTTAGGCTTGAAATTTTACTCCGTGCAGTTTTTAGCGACCATTTTTGTCATTTCTTTTTTGATATTTTTCCACGAATTAGGGCATTTCTTAGCTGCAAAATCTTTAGGCGTAAGAGTGGAAATTTTTAGCATAGGTTTTGGTAAAGCTCTTTTTGAAAAAGAATTTAAAAATACAAAATACCGCTTAAGCGCCCTGCCACTTGGAGGCTATGTCAAGCTTAAGGGGCAAGATGATTTAAATCCTGCTTTAAGAAATTATGACAAAGATAGCTATGGCTCCTTGCACGCGTGGCAAAAAATTTATATCCTTTTTGCTGGACCATTTTTCAACCTCTTCTTAGCCTTTTTACTTTACATCGCCATAGCAAATTTGGGCTTAGAAAAAGCTTCCGCTAAAATAGGCTTCATCGCTCCAAATTCAGCCGCACAAGAGATAGGACTTTTAGAAGGAGACACCATTAAAAGTATCAATGGTGTCAAAATTCAAAGCTTTGATGAAATCCCCGCCCTACTCACTCCAAACGCCTTAATAATCGAAATTCAAAGAGAAGAAAAAAACTTAAATCTTCTTATCACACCAAAAACTGGACAAGGCTATAATGAATTTGGACAAATCGTGCCAAAACTACAACTTGGAATAGCTCCAAGTAATGAAAAAATAAGCGTTAGCTACACAGGCTTACAAAGTTTAAGCTATGCCTTAGATGAAAGCATAAAAGCTTCTACTCTTATTATAAAAGGGCTTTTTAAACTCATTGCCGGTGATATAGAGGCAAAAAATTTGGGCGGGATTATCACTATGGTTGATATCACTTCAAAAGCTGCTGAAATAAGCCTTTCGTGGCTTTTATTTATCACAGCTTTAATTTCTATCAACCTTGGAATTTTAAATCTTTTACCTATACCTATGCTTGATGGCGGACATATCTTGTTTAATCTTTATAGTTTAATTTTTAAAAAAGAAGTCCCACAAAAAGCCTTTGAATATCTAAGTTATAGTGGTATGGCTTTGCTTTTAAGCTTGATGCTTTTTGCGACCTTTAACGACATTATAAGATTAATGCAAAATTAA